Genomic segment of Salvia splendens isolate huo1 chromosome 12, SspV2, whole genome shotgun sequence:
CAGTTTCTATTTGTTTCACAAAGCACAACGATGCTATGAATCACGCTCTTTTTCTAAAAACATCAACCGAATTTGGGAAAGCAAACTAAAGAGAAGATGTTATTCATGAAGAAATGGAGAAAAGGCACGGAGATGAAGCTCGAGAGGAAGCAGCACCAGCATAGGATCCTCAAAAATTTTCACCATAGTAATAAGCTGTGCCAACCATGAGCGCAACTGTAGCACCTTGTACAACTACGCGAGCCCTCATTAACTTCTGACCTAAACGAGAGTTTCCCTGCCTGAAACTGATCAAACCGGCCGTCAGCACCCCTGCCGTCATGAAAGCACCTGAGACGCGCAAACATGTGAGAACATTGAAACATAAAAGCAATCCATAATGTtgaaaaacgatataaaatttGAGCAAGCGATTGAAATTGATATCACATAAGCATGTTGGTAAAGTGTAAACCATACTTGTTTGAAGATAGAGGTTATGGGCTCAACAAGCTAAAATTTTTGAGTTTCATACCTCGTGCAGATATATCTAGCTAGTTGACCTCCCCCACATCTAAACAACCCAAGACCAACACATGACACACAGAGTGCAGGTTTCTGAATTGAAATGTGGTGATGCTGTGAGTTTGACCCATTTCAAGAGGACGGAACTGCAAAACTGAGTTTTTACTCGACACCCAACTTGTCCTATTTCACCATCGTCAGTTTTGGTATGTTGTCCCCACCCCCTCCAATCTTAGAAAATAACATAACAGGTGATCCTAAGTTTGAGGTTGATTCAGGTCAATCAAATTCTTGATGTGTAAATTTTATGATTGATTCCAAATCAAGTTACAACAGCTCAACTGGCTCACAAGTTAGACTAACTTCTCCAAGGTTCTCAAGCCAAGGCGATTGTGATAGAGATAGAGATGAACCTCAAATTGCCCGAGTAGCTCAAATTCAACATGAGCTATTCTACGAGCTACAAACTGATTCCAAGTAACTAGTGAAACAGCTCGACTCACCACTATTCCAAAACACTTGCCCCCAGACATTAGTTAGTACGGAAACACAATGATCACATAATTCCATCAAAAAGAATAATTCAACCATTGGACTGAGCCCAACAAATGTATAATGCGAAAGTTCCAAATTTAGTATCAGAGATCAAAACACAGTGGGAATTCAAccataaaaaggaaaaaaagaaaaatcggaATTCTAAAAAATGACAGATTTACCAATGGGTACAAGGGGATTCCTGACTCGCTTTTTATCCTGAAATAGGTCTTCTAATTCCGAATTGACAGCACCCATCTGCTCCATTAACCAAATATGAATCAGCAACAACCACAAAATATACACAGACGCACAATTCGAACAATAAATAGATATAAATATTGAGTATTCCTCACAAGTCAATTCAGAAACACGTGAAATCGTTACTGGATTGGGGATTTTCTATGACGTAAGCTGAATGCAGCCTTAGCAACCAACCATTTAAAATTCGAAGCGAGCTTCCATCATAAACAAAGTGAAACAACAGCGCAATCATACAGTTAACGACGAGATCATATGATGAGAAACTCAACCATTAATATAATATAAGCTCTTTACTTTCTCAATTATTCAGAAAAAGGGGAATTTGCATACAAACTTAGGTAATCTAAATAGGAAATAGTACCATTTTGTTACCTCGAAAAATGCTCTTGAAACAACCAAGCGCAAAACTACTATAGTATGAACCAAATGCGATCGAAAACGGACAACAAAGTTTATTGTGCGGAGTTTGTTCAACAATTTGTAGAGCAATTGATGAATTGAAGCGCGGTGTTCAGATAAGAGCCACATAACTAAAGAAGGTGAAATCATTGGGCCTAATACCATTTTGTAGTTGGGCTGTAATAAGAAAATATTGAGCCCATTTATAATTGCGCCGAAGCCCATGCATTTACAGACTTCTAAATAGTGCAAATGATTCAAAGTTTTTATCTGATTAAGTTATAAACACAGGTTCATAATTGTTCAGTTAAATTATTATGAAGAACTTTCTGCACATCGATTTTTGTATAATCAAAAAGATAATTCTATATCACTCaactttattattttgatattttctgtcCATTGCTATCAACTTTTATTTTGACCACAGTTTATAGAAAAACGTAATCGGCCATAGTTAACATTTATcagtaaaatatttttaataaataataatactaataactgT
This window contains:
- the LOC121757231 gene encoding RING-H2 finger protein ATL48-like isoform X1; the protein is MMGAVNSELEDLFQDKKRVRNPLVPIGAFMTAGVLTAGLISFRQGNSRLGQKLMRARVVVQGATVALMVGTAYYYGENF
- the LOC121757231 gene encoding RING-H2 finger protein ATL48-like isoform X2; translated protein: MGAVNSELEDLFQDKKRVRNPLVPIGAFMTAGVLTAGLISFRQGNSRLGQKLMRARVVVQGATVALMVGTAYYYGENF